A genomic window from Pseudocitrobacter corydidari includes:
- a CDS encoding NCS2 family permease — protein sequence MADHSINTPASESWLERCFALRARGSSARTECLAGITGFLAAAYLLVVIPGLLAAGGMDKGAATTGTILVFVVGTLLMAFYANLPFIVGPGIGGSVLVGVSLAGNAGIGWPIGLGIACWSGVLFFLLTRFGLREVVTRSVPQSIKLGLTASIGIFVALLGFRNAGLVLASAKNNALMLGDFLSPGALVALCGLFLAIALQARRIPGAILWAILCATLVGIPAGVTHLPSSFIALPHSLTPVFAQVDILGALNIAFLPYLFVFFASEFFSTMGTTLAVGGEAGLLDEEGNMPHINRPFMVDSIAAALGPWVGIPAATALIESSASAEAGGKTGMTALAAAIMFLLMLLFTPVALMIPKEATAPALILIGLNMFSGLRKVDLANFTDGLPVLMMVMITLIANSFGTGIAGGLLFYVMIKTIAGKWREIPLGLWILAVPLVYYFATLVRH from the coding sequence ATGGCCGACCACTCAATCAATACGCCTGCCTCTGAGAGCTGGCTGGAACGTTGTTTTGCCCTACGCGCTCGCGGAAGCTCCGCACGCACCGAATGCCTGGCGGGTATCACGGGGTTTCTCGCCGCCGCTTATCTGCTGGTGGTGATCCCCGGTCTGCTGGCCGCGGGCGGGATGGATAAAGGCGCGGCGACCACCGGCACCATTTTGGTATTTGTGGTCGGCACGCTGTTGATGGCGTTTTATGCCAATCTGCCGTTTATTGTGGGGCCGGGGATTGGCGGCTCGGTATTAGTCGGCGTGTCGTTGGCCGGAAACGCCGGAATTGGCTGGCCGATTGGACTGGGGATTGCCTGCTGGTCCGGCGTACTGTTCTTCCTGCTCACCCGTTTTGGCCTGCGTGAAGTGGTCACCCGCTCGGTGCCGCAATCCATCAAACTGGGGTTGACGGCGTCTATCGGTATTTTTGTTGCCCTGCTCGGTTTTCGTAATGCCGGGTTGGTGCTGGCAAGCGCCAAAAATAACGCTTTGATGCTGGGCGATTTCCTATCGCCGGGCGCGCTGGTGGCCCTGTGCGGGCTGTTTCTGGCGATTGCCCTGCAGGCACGTCGCATTCCTGGCGCTATCCTGTGGGCGATTCTGTGTGCGACGCTGGTGGGTATTCCGGCGGGCGTCACGCACCTGCCATCAAGCTTTATCGCCCTGCCCCACTCATTAACACCGGTGTTTGCACAGGTGGATATCCTTGGCGCACTGAACATCGCTTTCCTGCCCTATCTGTTTGTTTTTTTTGCCTCAGAGTTTTTCTCAACCATGGGCACCACGCTTGCCGTCGGCGGTGAAGCGGGCCTGCTGGATGAAGAAGGCAATATGCCGCACATCAACCGCCCGTTTATGGTCGACTCCATTGCCGCCGCGCTGGGCCCGTGGGTCGGCATTCCGGCCGCGACGGCGCTGATTGAGTCCTCCGCCTCGGCGGAAGCAGGCGGTAAAACCGGCATGACTGCGCTGGCCGCCGCCATCATGTTCCTGCTGATGCTGCTGTTTACGCCCGTTGCGCTGATGATCCCCAAAGAAGCCACCGCCCCGGCGTTGATCCTGATTGGCCTGAATATGTTTAGCGGCCTGCGTAAGGTGGATTTGGCGAATTTCACCGACGGTTTACCGGTGCTGATGATGGTGATGATTACGCTTATCGCCAACAGCTTCGGGACGGGTATCGCGGGCGGGTTGCTGTTTTATGTGATGATTAAAACCATTGCCGGGAAGTGGCGGGAAATCCCGCTCGGCTTATGGATTCTGGCAGTGCCGCTGGTGTATTACTTTGCCACGCTGGTACGCCATTAA
- a CDS encoding PfkB family carbohydrate kinase, which yields MNVASRLTTLGNRRPITVVGAAVIDVIADAYALPWRGCDIELQQQSVNIGGCALNIAVALKRLGMQADNALPVGQGVWAEIIRNSLTREGLISCIDGVQGDNGWCLALVEPDGERTFMSFSGVENQWNADWLGQLSVAPQSLVSLSGYQLASPCGELLVNWLESLQDVTPFIDFGPRIADIPDALMTRILACKPVISLNRQEAEIAAARFNLPTETRQFGSAWLATFGTPLIVRHDKEGAWYFSQQEQGLAAPFPVTVVDTIGAGDSHAGGTLAGLASGWTLGESVLLGNAVASWVVGHRGGDCSPTREELLLAHKDI from the coding sequence ATGAATGTCGCGTCGCGTTTAACCACCTTAGGTAATCGACGTCCGATAACCGTCGTCGGCGCGGCGGTGATTGACGTGATTGCCGACGCTTATGCCCTTCCCTGGCGCGGTTGCGATATCGAGCTGCAACAGCAAAGCGTCAATATTGGCGGTTGCGCACTAAATATTGCTGTAGCGCTGAAACGCCTGGGAATGCAGGCCGATAATGCGTTGCCTGTCGGCCAGGGCGTGTGGGCCGAGATCATCCGCAATAGTCTGACTCGTGAGGGGCTTATCAGTTGCATTGACGGTGTACAGGGCGATAACGGCTGGTGTCTGGCGCTGGTTGAGCCAGACGGCGAGCGTACGTTTATGTCGTTCAGCGGCGTCGAGAATCAGTGGAATGCAGACTGGCTGGGGCAGTTATCCGTCGCACCGCAAAGCCTGGTGTCGCTTTCAGGTTATCAACTTGCGTCGCCGTGCGGCGAGTTGCTTGTAAACTGGCTTGAAAGCCTGCAAGACGTCACGCCATTTATCGATTTTGGCCCGCGCATTGCCGATATTCCTGATGCATTGATGACGCGCATTTTGGCCTGCAAGCCTGTTATTTCGCTTAATCGCCAGGAAGCCGAAATCGCCGCCGCACGCTTTAACTTACCGACGGAAACGCGGCAATTCGGTAGTGCATGGCTTGCGACGTTTGGCACACCGCTTATCGTGCGACATGATAAAGAGGGAGCATGGTATTTCAGCCAGCAGGAGCAGGGGCTGGCAGCACCGTTTCCTGTGACGGTCGTTGACACCATCGGTGCGGGTGACAGCCACGCAGGCGGCACGCTGGCCGGACTGGCGTCCGGCTGGACGCTCGGCGAATCCGTGCTGCTAGGAAACGCGGTAGCGTCCTGGGTGGTCGGTCACCGGGGCGGCGACTGTAGCCCAACGCGCGAAGAACTACTCCTCGCACACAAAGACATATAA
- a CDS encoding Hok/Gef family protein — MKQYKAMLVALIILCVTTILVVLVTRKDLCEVRIRTDQTEVAVFTAYESE; from the coding sequence ATGAAGCAGTACAAGGCGATGCTTGTCGCCCTGATAATTCTGTGTGTCACCACGATTCTGGTGGTGCTGGTCACGAGAAAGGATCTCTGCGAGGTCCGTATTCGAACTGATCAAACGGAGGTTGCTGTTTTCACGGCTTACGAATCCGAGTAA
- a CDS encoding LysR family transcriptional regulator — translation MTEPWQRLPALSLKQLQYFVTLARLRHFTDTASKLAISQPALSSALRQIETVLGGKLVNRTAAAVTLTELGVAILPHAERVLNVAQQAFSDMRQIVESGGDGTLRIGLVPSVSSLLFPTVAERLAQAFPRLKVEFHDLTNDALVTQIVNGQLDFGIGALDSSVSPALQVFPVLEDPFVAVLHADDPLAQSAHLPWQQLAGRDVAVFSKGNIQRLVGALDESQRLKLHIRYHVDYIETLYGLVRSRLAAAILPQLYTAHLCDPQLKVVQLQQPELTRTVALMRNAAPLPPQVEQAFTLLQRAVRHE, via the coding sequence ATGACTGAACCCTGGCAACGGCTTCCCGCACTCTCTTTAAAGCAGCTTCAGTATTTTGTTACCCTGGCCCGGTTGCGCCACTTCACTGACACCGCCAGTAAGCTCGCGATAAGCCAGCCCGCACTGAGCAGCGCGCTACGGCAGATTGAAACGGTGCTGGGCGGTAAGTTGGTCAACCGTACCGCCGCCGCCGTGACGCTGACGGAGCTGGGCGTTGCCATTCTTCCTCATGCCGAACGGGTGCTGAACGTCGCCCAGCAGGCGTTCAGCGATATGCGGCAAATTGTTGAATCCGGGGGCGACGGCACCCTGCGTATTGGCCTGGTGCCCTCGGTCAGTTCGCTGCTGTTCCCGACCGTGGCTGAACGGCTGGCGCAGGCATTTCCCCGGCTGAAGGTGGAGTTTCACGATCTCACTAACGATGCGTTAGTGACACAGATAGTGAACGGGCAGCTGGATTTCGGCATTGGCGCGCTGGACAGTTCTGTCTCTCCGGCCTTACAGGTTTTTCCGGTGCTGGAGGACCCGTTTGTCGCTGTCCTGCATGCCGACGATCCCCTTGCTCAATCGGCACATCTCCCGTGGCAGCAGCTTGCTGGCCGCGATGTGGCCGTCTTTTCCAAAGGCAATATTCAGCGGCTGGTGGGGGCGCTGGACGAGAGTCAGCGCCTCAAACTGCATATTCGCTATCACGTCGATTACATTGAAACCCTGTACGGTCTGGTGCGCTCTCGGCTGGCGGCGGCGATTTTGCCGCAGCTTTATACCGCGCACCTCTGCGACCCGCAGCTAAAAGTGGTGCAGCTTCAGCAGCCGGAACTCACGCGTACCGTGGCGTTGATGCGTAACGCAGCACCGCTGCCACCGCAGGTAGAACAGGCCTTCACACTGCTACAGCGGGCGGTACGCCACGAATGA
- a CDS encoding nucleoside permease, with protein sequence MKTTVKLSFMMFIEWFIWGAWFVPLWLWLNKSGFTAGEIGWSYACTAIAAILSPILVGSLTDRFFSAQKVLAVLMFVGAVLMYFAAQQTTFAGFFPLLLAYSLTYMPTIALTNSIAFANVPDVERDFPRIRVMGTIGWIASGLVCGFLPQMMGYNDISPTNVPLLITAGSSLLLGIFAFMLPDTPPKSTGKLDLKVMLGLDALILLRDKNFLVFFFCSFLFAMPLAFYYIFANGYLTEVGMQNATGWMTLGQFSEIFFMLALPFFTKRFGIKKVLLLGLITAAIRYGFFVYGGAEQYFTYALLFLGILLHGVSYDFYYVTAYIYVDKKAPVHMRTAAQGLITLCCQGFGSLLGYRIGGVMMEKMFAYKEPVNGLTFNWAGMWGFGAIMIAVIAVLFMIFFRESDKEITAIKVQNDPRDTVLTQGEVK encoded by the coding sequence ATGAAAACTACAGTAAAGCTGTCGTTCATGATGTTTATTGAGTGGTTTATCTGGGGCGCGTGGTTTGTTCCCCTGTGGCTATGGCTGAATAAGAGCGGATTTACAGCAGGCGAAATTGGCTGGTCTTATGCCTGTACGGCGATTGCGGCGATCCTCTCGCCGATTCTGGTCGGCTCGCTGACGGACCGTTTCTTCTCGGCACAGAAGGTTCTCGCGGTGCTGATGTTCGTTGGCGCGGTATTGATGTATTTTGCCGCACAGCAAACCACGTTTGCCGGGTTTTTCCCGCTGCTGCTCGCCTACTCACTCACCTATATGCCGACCATTGCCCTGACCAACAGCATCGCTTTTGCCAACGTGCCGGACGTCGAGCGCGACTTCCCGCGCATTCGCGTCATGGGCACCATTGGCTGGATAGCCTCCGGGCTGGTCTGCGGCTTCCTGCCGCAAATGATGGGCTATAACGATATTTCACCGACCAACGTTCCTCTGTTGATCACGGCGGGTAGTTCGCTGCTGCTGGGAATTTTCGCCTTCATGCTGCCGGACACCCCACCGAAAAGTACGGGAAAACTGGACCTCAAAGTGATGCTGGGTCTGGATGCGCTGATCCTGCTGCGCGATAAAAACTTCCTCGTCTTTTTCTTCTGCTCGTTCCTGTTCGCGATGCCGCTGGCGTTCTACTACATCTTCGCCAACGGGTATCTCACCGAAGTAGGCATGCAAAATGCCACCGGCTGGATGACGCTGGGTCAGTTCTCCGAAATCTTCTTTATGCTGGCACTGCCGTTCTTCACCAAACGCTTTGGCATTAAAAAGGTATTATTGCTTGGTCTTATTACCGCAGCAATCCGCTATGGATTCTTCGTTTACGGTGGCGCAGAGCAATACTTCACTTATGCCCTGCTGTTCCTCGGCATTTTGCTGCATGGGGTAAGTTACGATTTCTACTACGTGACGGCCTATATCTATGTGGATAAAAAAGCGCCGGTACATATGCGCACTGCGGCACAAGGGCTTATCACTCTCTGCTGCCAGGGTTTTGGTAGCCTGCTCGGCTACCGCATTGGCGGCGTGATGATGGAAAAAATGTTTGCTTATAAAGAGCCGGTGAATGGGTTGACCTTCAACTGGGCAGGCATGTGGGGCTTTGGCGCCATCATGATCGCCGTTATCGCCGTGCTGTTTATGATTTTCTTTCGCGAGTCGGACAAAGAGATCACCGCCATTAAGGTGCAAAACGACCCACGCGACACTGTACTGACACAAGGGGAAGTGAAATGA
- a CDS encoding adenine deaminase: MLNTDSLRRRAIDAAKGDAPFDLLLTDARIVDMVTGEIREADVGIVGDMIASVHPRGSRSDAAETHSLAGAYLSPGFIDTHVHLESSHLLPARYAEIVLAQGTTAVFWDPHELANVLGVEGVRFAIDASRNLPLHVMIAAPSSVPSTPGLEMSGADFAGAEMETMLNWPEVSGVAEVMDMHGVLNGSTRMQEILNCGLQSGKLIEGHARGLSGAGLQAYLAAGVTSDHELTSAEDALEKLRAGLTLEIRGSHPYLLPDIVAALKTLPHLSSQITLCTDDVPPDMLLEKGGIVALLNLLIEHGLPAVDALRFATFNGALRLKRDDLGLIAAGRRADLVVLDSLQTIRPHRVYVGGKLIARDGAMIEPLAVSHAALPNTMHLSPLGPDDFALRIADVEHGDARLKHIRGARFTEWGEVDVQIREGRIVLPTGFSLIWVQHRHGRHEAKPQIALLEGWGELQGAIATSYSHDSHNLVVLGRCPHEMALAANTLIASGGGMALAQHGELVAHVAMPIAGMLSDLPAPELAVAFRNLRERSGDIADWQPPYRVFKAIEGTCLACNAGPHLTDLGLTDGATRQIVDPVIHYSHQQRSAH, translated from the coding sequence ATGCTGAATACTGACTCCCTGCGCCGCCGGGCGATAGACGCCGCAAAAGGCGACGCGCCTTTCGACCTCCTGCTTACCGATGCCCGCATTGTGGATATGGTCACCGGCGAAATTCGTGAAGCGGATGTGGGTATCGTCGGTGACATGATTGCCAGCGTGCATCCACGCGGCAGCCGCAGCGACGCCGCCGAGACGCACTCGCTGGCAGGCGCTTACCTCTCACCGGGTTTTATCGACACCCACGTACACCTGGAAAGTTCACATCTTCTCCCGGCCCGTTACGCGGAAATCGTGCTGGCGCAGGGCACAACGGCAGTATTCTGGGACCCCCACGAGCTGGCGAACGTGCTGGGCGTGGAGGGCGTGCGTTTTGCCATCGACGCCAGCCGCAACTTACCGCTGCACGTGATGATCGCCGCACCGTCCAGCGTGCCCTCCACGCCAGGGCTGGAGATGTCCGGGGCCGATTTCGCCGGCGCGGAGATGGAAACCATGCTCAACTGGCCGGAAGTGAGTGGCGTGGCGGAAGTGATGGATATGCACGGCGTGCTCAACGGCAGCACGCGGATGCAGGAGATCCTTAACTGCGGCTTACAAAGCGGTAAGCTGATTGAAGGCCACGCACGTGGGCTGAGCGGGGCCGGGTTACAGGCCTACCTCGCGGCGGGCGTGACGTCAGATCATGAACTCACCTCCGCCGAAGATGCGCTGGAAAAACTGCGCGCCGGGCTAACGCTGGAAATTCGGGGTTCGCATCCTTATCTGCTGCCGGATATCGTGGCGGCGCTAAAGACGCTCCCGCATCTCTCCTCGCAGATTACCCTCTGCACCGATGATGTGCCCCCGGATATGCTGCTGGAAAAAGGCGGTATCGTGGCGCTGCTGAATCTGTTGATTGAGCACGGTTTACCCGCCGTCGATGCGCTTCGTTTCGCGACATTCAACGGTGCTTTGCGCCTTAAGCGTGATGATTTAGGGCTGATTGCCGCCGGTCGCCGTGCGGATTTGGTGGTGCTGGATTCCCTGCAAACGATTCGACCACACCGTGTCTACGTCGGCGGAAAACTGATTGCCCGCGATGGCGCAATGATTGAACCGCTGGCGGTGAGTCACGCCGCATTGCCAAATACCATGCATCTTTCGCCGCTCGGCCCGGACGATTTCGCCCTGCGCATCGCCGACGTTGAGCATGGCGACGCGCGGCTGAAACATATTCGCGGCGCGCGTTTTACCGAATGGGGCGAAGTCGATGTGCAAATCCGCGAAGGCCGCATAGTGCTCCCTACCGGGTTCAGTCTGATTTGGGTACAACATCGCCATGGTCGCCATGAGGCCAAACCACAAATCGCCCTGCTGGAAGGCTGGGGTGAACTTCAGGGGGCGATCGCCACCAGCTACTCGCACGATTCGCATAACCTGGTGGTACTGGGGCGCTGCCCGCACGAGATGGCCCTGGCCGCCAATACCCTGATTGCCAGCGGCGGCGGGATGGCGCTGGCGCAGCATGGCGAGTTAGTCGCCCACGTGGCGATGCCGATTGCTGGTATGCTCTCTGACCTTCCAGCCCCGGAACTGGCGGTTGCATTCCGCAATCTGCGCGAGCGTAGCGGTGACATTGCCGACTGGCAGCCACCGTATCGGGTATTTAAGGCCATTGAAGGCACCTGCCTTGCCTGTAACGCCGGGCCACATCTGACGGATTTGGGGCTCACCGATGGCGCAACGCGTCAGATTGTCGACCCGGTTATTCACTATTCGCATCAGCAAAGGAGCGCCCACTAA
- the thiD gene encoding bifunctional hydroxymethylpyrimidine kinase/phosphomethylpyrimidine kinase produces MKRINALTIAGTDPSGGAGIQADLKTFSALGAYGCSVITALVAQNTHGVQSVYRIEPDFVAAQLDSVFNDVRIDTTKIGMLAETDIVEAVAERLQRHRVENVVLDTVMLAKSGDALLSPAAVETLRQRLLPQVSLITPNLPEAAALLDAPHARNEREMLEQGRALLAMGCGAVLMKGGHLDDAESPDWLFTRDGEQRFTAPRVNTKNTHGTGCTLSAALAALRPRHSSWGDTVLEAKTWLSAALAQADTLEVGSGIGPVHHFHAWW; encoded by the coding sequence ATGAAACGGATTAACGCATTAACCATTGCCGGTACCGATCCAAGCGGTGGCGCGGGCATTCAGGCGGATCTGAAAACCTTCTCAGCACTGGGCGCATACGGCTGTTCGGTGATCACCGCGCTGGTGGCGCAAAACACCCATGGCGTGCAGTCGGTCTATCGTATTGAACCGGATTTTGTCGCCGCGCAGCTGGATTCCGTGTTTAACGATGTGCGCATCGATACCACCAAAATCGGGATGCTGGCGGAAACCGATATCGTTGAAGCCGTGGCCGAACGTTTGCAGCGCCATCGGGTGGAAAATGTGGTGCTGGATACGGTCATGCTGGCCAAAAGCGGTGATGCGCTGCTCTCGCCCGCAGCGGTAGAAACCCTGCGTCAACGCCTGCTGCCGCAGGTCTCGTTAATTACGCCGAATCTGCCGGAAGCGGCGGCATTGCTGGATGCGCCGCATGCGCGTAATGAGCGTGAAATGCTGGAACAGGGGCGCGCGCTGTTGGCGATGGGCTGCGGCGCGGTCCTCATGAAAGGCGGCCATCTGGATGACGCGGAAAGCCCCGACTGGCTGTTTACCCGCGATGGCGAGCAGCGATTTACCGCGCCGCGCGTCAACACCAAAAATACCCACGGCACGGGTTGTACGCTGTCGGCGGCGCTGGCGGCACTGCGCCCGCGCCATAGCAGCTGGGGCGACACGGTGCTGGAAGCGAAAACCTGGCTCTCTGCCGCGCTGGCGCAGGCCGATACTCTGGAAGTCGGCAGCGGGATTGGCCCGGTGCACCATTTTCACGCCTGGTGGTGA
- a CDS encoding ADP-ribosylglycohydrolase family protein — MKTERILGALYGQALGDAMGMPSELWPRSRVKAHFGWIDRFLPGPAENNAACYFNRAEFTDDTSMALCLADALLERQGKIDPDLIGRNILAWAEGFDAFNKNVLGPTSKIALNAIREGKPVSELENNGVTNGAAMRVSPLGCLLPPGNLDDFIDDVALASSPTHKSDLAVAGAVVVAWAISRAIDGERWQTIVDSLPAVARHAQEKRVTTFSASLAARLELALNIVRNASGTESASEQLYQVVGAGTSTIESVPCAIAMVELAQGCPNRCAILCANLGGDTDTIGAMATAICGALGGISAIDPALKQQLDEVNQLDFSRYATALAQYREQREAL; from the coding sequence ATGAAAACAGAACGTATTCTTGGCGCGCTGTACGGCCAGGCATTGGGCGATGCGATGGGAATGCCTTCAGAGCTTTGGCCTCGCTCACGCGTGAAGGCGCATTTTGGCTGGATTGACCGTTTCCTGCCGGGGCCTGCCGAGAACAATGCGGCCTGCTACTTTAACCGCGCGGAATTCACTGACGATACCTCAATGGCGCTGTGCCTGGCCGATGCCCTTCTTGAGCGTCAGGGGAAGATCGACCCGGATCTTATTGGCCGTAATATTCTGGCCTGGGCGGAGGGCTTCGACGCGTTCAACAAAAACGTGCTGGGCCCAACCTCCAAAATTGCGCTTAACGCGATTCGTGAGGGCAAGCCCGTTAGCGAACTGGAAAACAACGGCGTCACCAACGGCGCGGCAATGCGCGTTTCGCCGCTCGGCTGCCTGCTGCCACCGGGTAATCTCGATGATTTCATTGATGACGTGGCGCTCGCCTCCAGCCCGACGCATAAGTCCGATCTTGCGGTCGCCGGTGCGGTAGTGGTGGCCTGGGCCATCTCCCGCGCCATCGACGGCGAACGCTGGCAAACCATCGTCGATTCGCTGCCTGCCGTCGCCCGCCACGCGCAAGAAAAACGCGTGACCACCTTCAGCGCATCACTCGCCGCGCGCCTGGAGCTGGCCTTAAATATTGTCCGCAATGCAAGCGGTACGGAATCCGCCAGCGAGCAGCTTTATCAGGTGGTCGGTGCGGGAACCAGTACCATCGAGTCCGTTCCGTGCGCCATCGCAATGGTCGAACTGGCGCAGGGCTGCCCCAACCGTTGTGCCATTTTATGCGCGAATCTTGGGGGTGACACGGATACGATCGGCGCAATGGCGACCGCAATTTGCGGGGCGTTAGGCGGTATATCGGCGATTGATCCGGCATTGAAGCAGCAGCTCGATGAGGTCAATCAACTCGATTTCTCCCGCTATGCAACCGCGCTGGCGCAGTATCGCGAGCAACGGGAGGCGTTATGA
- the fbaB gene encoding class I fructose-bisphosphate aldolase codes for MTDITQLLGKDADSLLQHRCMTIPADQLYLPGHDYVDRVMMDNNRPPAVLRNMQTLYNTGRLAGTGYLSILPVDQGVEHSAGASFAANPLYFDPKNIVELAIEAGCNCVASTYGVLASVSRRYAHRIPFLVKLNHNETLSYPNTFDQTLYASVEQAFNLGAVAVGATIYFGSEESRRQIEEISAAFERAHELGMVTVLWAYLRNPAFKKDGVDYHVSADLTGQANHLAATIGADIVKQKMAENNGGYKAVNFGYTDDRVYSKLTSENPIDLVRYQLANCYMGRAGLINSGGAAGGETDLSDAVRTAVINKRAGGMGLILGRKAFKKSMADGVQLINAVQDVYLDGKVTIA; via the coding sequence ATGACTGATATTACGCAATTGCTTGGCAAAGACGCCGACAGCCTTTTACAGCATCGTTGTATGACTATTCCAGCCGATCAACTCTACCTGCCGGGCCACGATTACGTTGACCGAGTGATGATGGACAACAACCGTCCGCCAGCCGTGCTGCGAAACATGCAGACGCTTTATAATACCGGACGTCTGGCCGGAACCGGCTACTTATCGATTCTGCCCGTTGACCAGGGCGTGGAGCACTCGGCCGGTGCGTCGTTTGCCGCTAACCCGCTCTATTTTGATCCGAAAAACATCGTTGAGCTGGCGATTGAAGCAGGCTGTAACTGCGTGGCGTCAACCTATGGCGTGCTGGCCTCCGTCTCGCGTCGTTACGCGCACCGCATTCCGTTCCTCGTTAAGCTCAATCACAACGAAACCCTGAGCTACCCGAACACCTTCGACCAGACGCTGTATGCAAGCGTCGAGCAGGCATTCAACCTGGGTGCCGTTGCCGTGGGCGCCACCATCTATTTCGGCTCCGAAGAGTCTCGTCGCCAGATTGAAGAGATCTCCGCGGCCTTTGAACGCGCGCATGAGTTGGGCATGGTTACCGTTCTGTGGGCCTACCTGCGTAACCCGGCGTTCAAGAAAGATGGTGTGGATTACCACGTATCCGCTGACCTGACCGGGCAGGCGAACCATCTGGCGGCGACCATCGGCGCGGATATTGTGAAGCAGAAAATGGCCGAGAATAACGGCGGCTATAAAGCGGTGAACTTTGGTTATACGGACGATCGCGTCTACAGCAAACTCACCAGCGAGAATCCGATTGACCTGGTGCGCTACCAGTTGGCGAACTGCTATATGGGCCGCGCCGGGTTGATTAACTCCGGCGGTGCGGCGGGCGGTGAAACCGACCTTTCCGACGCGGTGCGTACGGCGGTTATCAATAAACGCGCGGGTGGTATGGGCTTGATTCTGGGGCGTAAAGCCTTCAAAAAATCAATGGCCGATGGCGTGCAGTTGATCAACGCGGTTCAGGATGTGTATCTGGACGGTAAAGTCACCATCGCATAA
- a CDS encoding GntR family transcriptional regulator: MEQSHTRLIAQITERIAAADNTPLYLKFAETVKNAVRSGILEHGNILPGERDLSQLTGVSRITVRKAMQTLEDEGVVTRARGYGTQINNIFEYSLKEARGFSQQVVLRGKKPDTLWVNKRIVPCPEEVASQLAVAPESDVFLLKRIRYVDEEAVSIEESWVPAQLIHDVDEIGVSLYDYFRSQHIFPQRTRSRVSARMPDAEFQSHIRMDEKIPVLVIKQVALDQQQRPIEYSISHCRSDLYVFVCEE; the protein is encoded by the coding sequence ATGGAACAATCACATACACGTCTAATTGCGCAAATTACTGAGCGTATCGCGGCGGCGGATAACACGCCGCTCTATCTGAAGTTCGCTGAAACGGTGAAAAATGCCGTACGCAGCGGAATACTCGAGCATGGCAATATCCTGCCGGGCGAACGTGACCTGAGCCAGTTAACGGGCGTGTCGCGTATCACGGTGCGCAAAGCGATGCAGACGCTGGAAGATGAGGGCGTGGTCACGCGTGCCCGCGGTTACGGCACGCAAATTAATAATATTTTCGAATATTCCCTGAAGGAAGCGCGGGGATTTTCGCAACAGGTTGTGCTGCGGGGGAAAAAGCCGGATACCCTGTGGGTGAATAAGCGTATTGTTCCTTGCCCGGAAGAGGTGGCTTCACAGCTGGCCGTTGCGCCGGAAAGCGACGTTTTTCTGCTCAAACGTATTCGGTATGTGGATGAAGAGGCCGTATCTATTGAAGAGTCCTGGGTTCCCGCCCAGTTGATTCATGATGTGGATGAGATTGGCGTTTCCCTGTATGACTATTTCCGCAGCCAGCATATCTTTCCGCAGCGCACGCGCTCAAGAGTCAGCGCCCGGATGCCGGATGCCGAATTTCAGTCGCATATCAGGATGGATGAAAAAATCCCGGTGCTGGTTATCAAACAAGTTGCGCTTGACCAGCAGCAGCGGCCGATTGAGTACAGCATCAGCCACTGCCGCAGTGATTTATATGTCTTTGTGTGCGAGGAGTAG